One genomic region from Mycobacterium basiliense encodes:
- a CDS encoding GNAT family N-acetyltransferase translates to MRIRSGSPINHTTGVSVTEMPDGISIRQAEPADYEDVARMHYPSWRLSYRGIMTPEMLDLFDWQRWIDEEYPRRLSRPGWAMWLAESGDHIVGMSIFGPEDDHPDRLEIDSLYVAAEKPRRGIGSLLLDHALGTEPANDAVLWCAEKNYRARRFYQKKGFQRDGRSFVWTLVPGILDIPQIGFTLHRSPRIQQESAKRVPGR, encoded by the coding sequence GTGCGCATCCGTTCTGGCTCCCCGATCAACCACACCACGGGGGTAAGCGTGACGGAGATGCCCGACGGTATCTCGATCCGGCAGGCTGAGCCGGCGGACTATGAGGACGTCGCGCGGATGCACTACCCGAGTTGGCGGCTGTCCTACCGGGGCATCATGACACCGGAGATGCTCGATCTGTTCGACTGGCAGAGATGGATTGATGAGGAATACCCACGCAGACTCAGCAGACCCGGATGGGCCATGTGGCTTGCCGAGTCGGGGGACCACATCGTCGGCATGAGCATTTTCGGACCTGAGGACGACCACCCCGATCGTCTCGAGATCGACTCCCTCTACGTCGCCGCGGAGAAGCCTCGCCGAGGAATCGGCAGTCTGTTGCTCGATCATGCCCTCGGCACAGAGCCGGCAAACGATGCGGTGCTGTGGTGCGCTGAGAAAAACTATCGAGCGCGCCGCTTCTACCAGAAGAAGGGCTTCCAGCGCGACGGGCGGTCGTTCGTGTGGACTTTGGTGCCTGGCATTCTCGACATCCCCCAAATAGGTTTCACGCTGCACAGATCACCAAGGATCCAACAAGAATCCGCCAAGCGCGTGCCAGGACGGTGA
- a CDS encoding class I adenylate-forming enzyme family protein: MGAGELDIAGSPAFSAPESIRYHAAGWWSDSTVSDAVRRNAERIPDRVAYVDHPGRPLTWQQFDFAASALAEQLAGIGVLRGDRIAVWHRDCAAIHVLFVAIERCGAVVVGIGARAGAREVVQILRDTQSRIMISDESRATLAAGLQTELPVSVLALGCDGDVPCLTVDSEPVALGTESRLGPDDVFLINSTSGTTGIPKCVVHTQNRWHYFHQKAIANALLTSDDVFLPAIPTPFGFGVWTSHTTPIYLGATAVILEQFTPRATCEAILRHKVTVLCCVSTQLTLLMTEGTCRNYDLSSLRVVFAGGEALPYRPAVDFEELTGAKILQFYGSNETGLLSGTTVDDPRHRRLRTGGRVVPEMSVRLFEGQRDVTETGHGQPACRGPATSLGYLGGTDHASLFTHDGWMRMGDICEIDAEGYLTVTGRTADFILRGGKNISAAQVEDAVMTHPEVAVAAAVAMPDPVFGEKVCLYAELVTSHIIDLTDLINHLLAQGVSKELLPERLVVVDELPRSSGGKIAKGKLREDIRNRMEAADESS; encoded by the coding sequence ATGGGCGCCGGTGAACTCGACATAGCGGGATCTCCGGCATTTAGCGCGCCGGAGTCGATCCGATACCACGCCGCGGGCTGGTGGTCGGACTCGACGGTGTCCGACGCCGTACGTCGCAATGCCGAGCGGATACCTGACCGTGTTGCCTATGTCGACCACCCGGGTCGTCCCCTTACCTGGCAGCAATTCGACTTTGCGGCAAGCGCTTTGGCCGAGCAGCTCGCCGGTATCGGCGTTCTACGGGGTGATCGGATCGCGGTGTGGCATCGGGATTGCGCCGCGATTCATGTGCTGTTCGTCGCGATCGAGCGCTGTGGCGCGGTGGTGGTTGGGATCGGTGCGCGCGCCGGTGCTCGTGAGGTGGTCCAGATTCTGCGCGACACCCAGTCGCGGATCATGATCAGTGATGAATCGCGCGCCACGCTGGCCGCCGGCCTGCAGACCGAACTCCCGGTGTCGGTGCTAGCCCTCGGTTGTGACGGCGATGTACCTTGCTTGACGGTGGACAGCGAGCCGGTGGCGCTGGGAACCGAGTCCAGGTTAGGTCCCGACGACGTCTTCCTGATCAACTCGACGTCCGGCACCACCGGGATACCCAAATGCGTCGTTCATACCCAAAACCGGTGGCATTACTTTCACCAAAAGGCGATCGCCAATGCGCTGTTGACGTCCGACGATGTCTTCCTGCCCGCGATACCGACGCCGTTCGGGTTCGGAGTATGGACCAGCCACACCACGCCTATCTATCTGGGCGCCACCGCGGTGATCTTGGAACAGTTCACGCCGCGAGCCACTTGTGAGGCAATACTCCGGCACAAGGTGACTGTCTTATGTTGCGTAAGTACTCAGTTGACCCTGCTGATGACTGAAGGTACTTGCCGCAACTATGATTTGAGTTCACTGCGAGTCGTTTTCGCTGGTGGCGAAGCATTACCGTATCGGCCGGCCGTCGATTTCGAAGAACTCACCGGTGCAAAGATTCTGCAGTTCTACGGATCCAACGAGACCGGACTGCTGAGCGGGACCACTGTGGACGATCCGCGGCATCGTCGGCTCCGGACGGGTGGTCGGGTAGTCCCAGAAATGTCGGTACGGCTCTTCGAGGGGCAACGCGACGTCACTGAGACCGGCCATGGTCAGCCGGCGTGCCGCGGGCCGGCCACGAGCCTCGGCTATCTGGGCGGCACCGACCATGCCAGTTTGTTCACCCACGACGGGTGGATGCGGATGGGGGACATCTGCGAAATCGACGCCGAAGGCTACCTGACCGTCACCGGCCGCACCGCCGACTTCATCCTGCGCGGCGGCAAGAACATCAGCGCCGCACAGGTAGAAGACGCAGTGATGACGCACCCTGAGGTTGCGGTGGCCGCAGCTGTGGCGATGCCCGATCCGGTGTTTGGCGAAAAGGTCTGCTTGTACGCCGAACTGGTCACCTCCCATATCATCGACTTGACCGATCTCATCAACCATCTTTTGGCGCAAGGGGTTTCCAAAGAACTGCTGCCGGAGCGCCTCGTCGTGGTTGACGAACTGCCTCGATCTTCTGGCGGCAAGATCGCCAAAGGCAAACTCCGCGAGGATATCCGAAACAGGATGGAGGCCGCTGATGAAAGCTCCTAG
- a CDS encoding CBS domain-containing protein, with protein MPSLPSAGSLPISTVTGDPVARVVGDASVADAANAMIADNVGAIVIGDDDRPTALISERDVVRLVATGKDPNVVPALEVASTKLVWCDAAATIDEVANRMMEHYIRHILVDRDGTPAGIVSARDLLGVYCSEADLDLN; from the coding sequence GTGCCTAGTCTTCCCTCTGCCGGGTCGCTCCCGATTTCCACTGTGACCGGCGACCCAGTGGCGCGAGTTGTCGGCGATGCCAGCGTTGCCGATGCGGCCAATGCGATGATCGCTGACAATGTCGGAGCGATCGTTATCGGCGACGACGACCGGCCCACGGCGCTTATCAGTGAACGTGACGTTGTACGACTGGTCGCTACCGGGAAAGATCCCAACGTCGTGCCCGCCCTTGAGGTCGCCAGCACCAAGCTGGTGTGGTGCGATGCTGCGGCCACCATCGATGAAGTGGCGAACCGGATGATGGAGCACTACATCCGGCACATTCTGGTGGACCGCGACGGTACTCCAGCGGGGATCGTTTCCGCTCGCGACCTGCTCGGCGTCTATTGTTCCGAGGCCGACCTGGATTTGAACTAG
- a CDS encoding alpha/beta hydrolase: MKDPHSGRPFTSSRVLDPGLRSVARLLPRGYGLRRGLKLPRALMGLAGAMCRVRDVPVASVNDDVTVRVHRPSELADRDAALLWIHGGGTVMGSAAQEDQYCRKLAHFAGVAVAAVDHRLAPEHPYPTPLEDCYAALLWLQGQPWVDPSRIAVGGASAGGLFAAAVAQRAHDRGEVKPVLQMLVYPMLDDRTGAPPDGHQRIMWSASDNQQAWRWYLGGANPAEAAPARRADLSGLPPAWIGVGTLDLFHAECRDYARRLRAAGVEVHEEIAAGAFHAFDLLAPKAPISLSFFASQCHYLRTALAPGC; the protein is encoded by the coding sequence ATGAAGGACCCACATTCCGGTCGCCCGTTCACCTCATCGAGGGTGCTAGACCCCGGCCTGCGATCCGTTGCCCGGCTACTGCCTCGTGGATATGGGTTGCGCCGCGGTCTCAAGCTGCCACGGGCGCTCATGGGCCTGGCGGGCGCGATGTGCCGTGTGCGGGACGTACCGGTGGCCAGCGTCAACGATGATGTCACCGTGCGTGTGCACCGACCGTCCGAGTTGGCCGACCGCGACGCTGCGTTGCTCTGGATTCATGGCGGCGGAACGGTGATGGGCAGTGCCGCGCAGGAAGATCAGTACTGTCGCAAGCTTGCTCATTTCGCCGGGGTGGCGGTCGCCGCGGTAGACCACCGGCTGGCACCCGAACACCCTTATCCGACCCCGCTCGAGGACTGCTACGCCGCGCTGCTGTGGCTGCAGGGCCAACCGTGGGTAGATCCATCCCGGATTGCGGTTGGTGGTGCCAGCGCCGGCGGCCTGTTTGCGGCCGCCGTGGCCCAGCGCGCCCATGACCGTGGCGAGGTCAAGCCCGTGCTGCAAATGTTGGTGTATCCGATGCTCGATGACCGGACCGGCGCACCTCCGGACGGTCATCAACGCATCATGTGGAGCGCGAGCGACAACCAGCAGGCCTGGCGGTGGTATCTGGGCGGGGCGAATCCCGCCGAAGCCGCACCCGCGCGACGCGCCGACCTGTCAGGTCTGCCGCCGGCGTGGATCGGAGTGGGCACCCTGGACCTGTTCCATGCGGAATGCCGCGACTACGCGCGGCGCCTGCGTGCCGCGGGCGTGGAGGTGCACGAAGAGATTGCCGCCGGCGCGTTCCACGCCTTCGATCTGCTCGCACCGAAGGCACCGATTTCGTTGTCGTTTTTTGCCAGCCAGTGCCACTATCTACGAACCGCACTGGCACCGGGGTGTTAG